TGATTCCATCTTCTGGGACAGGCAAAATTCTAGGGGTAAAGAATATAAAAACGGTCACCAGGGGTTAGAAGTAGAAAGAGTTTGATTACAGAAGGGCAGCAGGGGGCAGTTTTTTGATAAGATAAACTGTCCTGTATGGTGGTTACCAAATGTCTTAAAACACATAGAAAATTCATAAAACTGTATACCCCCAAATTACTTTTTctgtataaaaaacaaaatatttgaaataacaataaaaggataagaaaaatgaCTAAACACCTCAAGAGTAGTACATTGGAACCATCTTGGTACCAAATAATTAATAATTGTATAGTCTTGGACAAGTTAATATCTCTGTGACTTAATATCCTtattctataaaatgggagtatTTGTAGTAATGCCCCATCAAGTTGTCTGAGAGTGAAGTAAGATAATACAGAGGTAGTATGATAACATATTAAAAACACCCAGGAAGCATCAGCTCTTAATTTTATCATTATCCACAGAAGATTCTTTGAGTGAGAATGGTGAAACTTCAGTTAGCATATGTACCTCCGCGTTGACATATACAAACTGTTTTCTGCTTCTGAATTCTCAAACCCAAACCAATCTAAATATGGTTTTTCTACTCTTCACATGGGAGGCCACATAGAGCAGTTTATTTTAAAGGATGTGtttccaaaaatatttgcaattccaAAACCATTTGGTGGCCAGTTTCTTGTAATATTTCAATATTACTACACCATCCATTAAACATGCAAGCAGGTGTTACTTTGGATCAGTCATTCAACCCATCTGGGCCTCAAATTAATTTATGTCTCTACAAAGTAATCATATGATCAGCTCCTTCTATAGGTAACTAATTAATGGCTTATGACTTATAAGCACCTGGCAGCTGCATATGTAAAAACATTATCATGATCACATATCATTGGTTAGAGGAAAAGCCATGGGTCATGGATGAAGTACTGCACCTATCTAGGTTTAAGTATCTCTCTTTGAAATATGAGGAAATTATGACTCCCAAGAGTCCCCTCAGCTCTAAAATATTCTAATTCTAGAATCTTGATAACACTAGTCTTTTCAGAATTAGTTTCCTTAGGGCTCCCTTCATGTCATGATTCCTCAGGCTATAGATGAAGGGATTGACCAGGGGTGTCACCACTGTGAAGATGACTGTGGCCACTGTGTCCTGTCCTGAGTAGGAGGATGAAGGGCGCATGTAGACCCCCAAGATTGCCCCATAGAAGAAGGAGACCATGGTTAGGTGGGATCCACATGTAGACAGGGCTTTCCTTATTCcctgaatagatggaaatttCAATATATTAGAGAAGATGTAGGCATATGAGACAGTGATACATGTAAATGGAGCAATTGACATCAGTCCACCTGCAATGGATACCATCAACTCATTAATGAAAGTATCAGAACAAGACAGCTTTATAATAGCATAGGGATCACAGAAGAAGTGATGGATAGCATTGCTGGAGCAAAATGTGAGCTGGACCATGAGGAGAGTGTGTAGGAGAGCATGCAGATTTGTAATGACCCAAGACACAGTCACCAGAAAGACACAGAGCGTGGGCCTCATGATCATGGTGTAGTGAAGTGGGCAACAGATGGCTACATAGCGGTCGTACGCCATCACACTCAGGAGGAACCCATCTATGTTGATGAAAGTGATGAAGAAGTAGATCTGGGTCATGCATTCCACATAAGAGATAGATTTGCATCCCAATATATGATTTACCAGCATCTTAGGGATTGTGATTGATGAAAAGCAGATGTCAACACTGGAGAGGTTGGCCaagaagaagtacatgggtgtgtggagaTGACTGTCACAAGTGATGGCCAAGATGATGAGAAGGTTTCCAAAGATGGTGACTAGGTACATCCACAAGAACAGTCCAAAGAGAACCTCTTCCTGCTCAGATTGCCCAGAGAGTCCCAGGAGAAGGAATTCTGTGACTGTAGTCTGGTTGTCCCTGTCCATGTCTGGAGGGGAGAAAATGTGATTAGAAGGGAAAGGTAACAGTGTTCAAGTcaaccaagatggcagcataagacaCTCCTTGCTGTTGTTCCCTACAGAACCTTTTAACAACTATCAAAAACTGGCACAGCCATCTTCCTCACATTctcaaaaaacatttaaagtttACAGTAATGGGATAAGtgcaaaatcaagaaaatgaagctttagaaaatggcaggttgtctctctaagccaactcttcaggaaaactcactgtcttcccttgttacatgggacatgacttccaggggtgtaattATTGCTGGTagtggatgagccaggacctggcatcatgggattgaagaAGACTTCTTgcccaaaaagaggaagagagaagtgagataaaataaagtttcagtgactgagagatttcagagttgagaggtcattcttatgcattatatagatatctgcTTTTCAGATGTTGATGCATtggtagctagagggaaatgcctgaacccattgaactgtattccagtagccttgtttcttgaagatgattgtataactaaatGGCTTTTaacatgtgaccatgtgattgtgaaaaccttgtgactgcactccctttatccagtgtgtggatagataagtaagaaaaaaaaaagaaatacataataaTAGGGTGCTAGGGGATGTTTTGTGTGTTCCTTTTTacttgtgtttttattgtttttggtgtaatgaaaatattgaaaaattgatGATGATGCACAATTATATAACGATATAATAATCACtggtgaaccactgattgcatactttggatgattatatagtatgtgaatatatctcaataaaattgcatttaaaaaaagaagcaaaattttaaaagatggcaGGTGAAGTTCATGATGCCCTTACTGGACCCTCCCACAACCTCTACCTGACGCGATGTGGAGCCGGCCCACGGCCCCACTGTGGATCACTGGCCTAAGAGAGAATAACTGCTATCTATTTGCTGTGGTGTGGTATGTTAGTACCAGGCTACTGGGTTGtgtctgaaagactgaaccaggaaactcaccTCCCAGAACATGCCCTGAAGGCACAAGCAGCTTGCACAGctaaaacagggtaagatataaTTATGTCaaagcaacctaatcaaaggatGACCTGTGTTAAGTCATACAATAGACCAGCTTGGAGGAGGAGAAGGTCTATTTCATAGGAAGTAGCAGGGGCACTCGAATTCCTATAAATGACGGAATTCCTAATGCCACAAGTAAACACAAGCCCAGTACAAGACACAGActcagaaaagatgaaaagaccCTGTGCTTCATATTTGCTTGGGACtgatcttttcttcctcttctttttttaaaaatttacttttattgtattttacttttttatgtggccaggcaccgggaagtgaacccaggtccccagcatggcaggcgagcactctgccactgagccaccatggctcgcccttttctttattttttatttgaatatttttattataaaaacttaatatacaaacattcttgacatacaaacattccatacatggtatataatcaatggtgcacaatatcatcacatagttgtgtattcattactatgatcattttttgaacatttgcctcactccagcagaagaaagaaagaatataaaattcatacataacatacctcttacccctccctctcattgaccactagtatttccatctactcaatttatttaacctttgttccccctattatttgtttattttttaatccatattttttttgttcaactgtccataccctagataaaaggagcataagccacaaggttttcacaatcaaggACTGTGacaagttgtttgttttttgcattgggTAATTTTTACtagcaacaaaagattataatacaaagaaacaagaaatgatgatTCATTTAGAGGAACATTATAAAAGTTCAGAAAGCATCAATTAAGACCAGATTTTGGTCATTTAGGGaagatatttaaaagattatCCTCAGTATGCttaaagatataaaggaaaacacagagaaggaactaaaggatatcaagagaatctcaataaagagaaaattttaaatggaacCAAAAAGAAATACTAGAGTATAAGACAATAACTGGAATGAAAAATTCTTTATGGGGTTTCAACAttagattggagctgacagagagagggtcagtgaaataaaaaacaagacaattgaaattattcagactgaggaacaaaaagaaaaatcaatgaaaaaagtgTACAGAGTCTGAGATCTTTGGGAAAACAGTACCAACATGAGCATTATGGAGTCCcacaaggagaggaaagaaagaaaggacagaagcAATATTCTAATGGGTAATAGAAGAAAACTCCCAACTTCAAATTCGATTAGtgacatgaatatatatattcaaaaagccCAACTACAAGCAGGATAAACTAGAAGAGAACCATAGTAGTCAGATGGTCGAAAACCAAGTacaaggagagagctctgaaagcaagagaaagacaAGGGAGCCCTTGAGcacaaggggccccaaatagatTGAGTACTgaattcttatcagaaaccatggaaacaagaagagaGTGGGAGGAAATAtgtaaagtactgaaagaaaattgattgccagccaagaatttaatatccagcaagactgtcttgcagaaatgagggagagattaagacaccccagataaacaaaagctaggGAGTTTAGCACTACTACACCTGCCCTatgagaaatgctaaagggagttctttgaactgaaaggaaaggacactagatagtgAATCAAAGCAGATCTCTTATAAAAGTAACCATATGAATAATTGATAAAAGCCAGTATTGTTGTGTTGTACTGTTTGATATGTAACCACTTTTTACTTGTAGTTTCTAAAAATTCAAGTGCATCAAAAGTAATGATTTATCTATGGTTTTGGAcctacaatgtataaagatataatttgtaatgagcacaataaaaagaaggaaagaccaAAGATTATTGAAATAGTGTATATGTACCCTGTTGTTTAGCTagcataaaattaaatgttattgttatagatttaggatattacaTTTAAGCCCAATGTGTAACCacagagaaaatacatgaaaaatatatacagaaggaaaaaaggaaggcctcaaaaaatcaaataaatatggaaaaatcaaGTAAGTATGAAAGCATTAACCttactactgaccccatagaaataaaaaggattataagagaatactaggAACtactgcatgccaacaaattagacaacttagatgaaatgtacaaatccCTAGAAATgcacaattgttctagtttgcaagctgtcagaatgcaatatacccaaattggaatggcttttataaagggaacttaataagttacaagtttatagttcaaagaCTCTAAaattatccaaactaaggcatccagagaaatatacctcaATTCAATTAAGGCTAAGGGATCAGGAACACGTCTGTCAGCTCATTagtcaggtggctggcatctgctggtccttggctcctgggctccattgcttttagtctctgttcttgtaggggttcctcactttgcttctccagggctggttttcatctcttggcttcccttggctctctgcaggttctggcctgcttaacatctcatggcaacgtctgctgggctccaagcacctccaaacatccatatctctgttctccaagtgtcagcatctgtgccagctctgctctaaagtttcttttggctctgtcatttctgactctctctaaaatgtttcctcttttaaaggattcctgtaaactaatcaagacccacctggttGGAGccatatttccatctaatcaaaaggtcacacccataattggggcATGCCACATcatatggagataatctaatgaaatgTTTCTGATCTGcagttttgaatcaggattaaaagaaatggctgccctcacaggactgggtcaagattaaaacatggcttttctggggtacataatagattcaaaccagcacaacaacctACCTTCTTtggctcaggaagaaatagaagatctcaacagaccaataacaagtaagaGATTGCATCAGTAATCAAAGACCTCCCAacatcccaggaccagatggcatcattgatgaatttaccaaacattccaagaagaatccTCATAAATCCTGCTCttttttcctccaaaaaaaaattgaagatgaaggAACACTCTCTAACTCATTCTAGGAGGCTAACATCACCCTCCTACTAAAGCCAGATAGAGAtaacacaaaaagagaaatatacagaccaatatctctaatgactatagatgcaaaatccttagcaaaatactagcaaaccaaatccaacagcacattaaaataattaaacattatGATTGATGAGTacgcaagggtggttcaacataagaaaatcaatgtaatataccacattagtaGAACAAATGAAAACCACCATATAATCATCACAGTTGACACacaaaaggaatttgacaaaatctagcaccctcTTTtggtaaaaatactttaaaaattaggaatagaaggaaactcttTCTCTGTCTTATCTCAACACAATAAAGTCTGTATATGAAAAATCTagagttaacatcatactcaatgatgaaagactgaaatctttccctctaagaacagaaagaaaacagtatgctcactgtcaccactgcttttcaacattgtcctggaagtttTAGTCGTAGCAGttagttaagaaaaagaaataaaaggcatccaaattgaaaggaagaggtaaaactttacCTATTTATACACAGAATAGTTCTGTagatataaaacaaaacacacacatacatatacacacacacaacaaagctATTAGGGATAACAAACAAATTGAGCAAAGTCTGTGGAATAAAAAATCAACGTGCAAAATCACTACtctctatacagtagtaatgtaCAATctaagaggaaatcaagaaaatattctatttacaataacaacaaaaatcatcaaatatctaggcataaatttaactacagacgtaaaagacttatacatggcaaactacaaaacattgctaaaataaattttaaattttccaaataaatggaaggacattctatgttcatgcataaatggaaaaaccaatcatcaaatttatatggaagggtaaggggccctggatatccaaagccatcttgaaaaagaagaatgaagttggaggactcacacttcctgaattACAGATgctttacaaagctacagtaatcaaaagagtgtggtttctacaaggacagacatatagaccaatggaataaaattgtgaGCTCAGGAATAAAcacatctatagccaattgatttttttaaaaattgccatcCTCACTCAATGTgtaaagaatagtttcttcagcaactggtgctggaaaaactggatattcatatgtaaaagaatgaaggcagACCCCaacctcacaccatgtacaaaaattaactccaaaagATCagagatataaatataagaaccaaaattataaaactcttagaaaaaggCATGGAAAAGCATCTTCAATACCTAATGTTACGCTATGatctcttagactttacaccaaatgcatgagtaacaaaaaaaaacatagttaAATGTGACTTCATcaatattaaaacttttgtgcatcaaagggcttcatcatgaaagtaaaaagacaaccaagggaatggaagaaaatattcagaaacaatGTATCCAAAAAGGTTTAATAATAATatcaaaaaatacaaagaaattctaccactcaacagcgaaaaagacaaataactcaacataaaaatgggcaaaagaattgtATAAGtgtttctccaaaaaagatacagaaatggcccaaaaagcacatgatgctcagcatcattagccattagggaaatgtacaacccaaaccaaaatgagataccacttcacacccaccaaaatggttactgtttaagaaacaaacaaataaaaaatgcagaaaacacatgtggagaggatgtggagaaattggaacacttggtCATTGTTGGTGCAAATGGacgtggaaaacagtttgacagttccttagaaagttaaatatagagctatgactcagcaatcccacatCTGGTTGTATACCCAAAAGGGCTGAAAGTAGGGActctaacagatatttgcacactgatgttcatagcagcattactcacaattgccaaaattggaagcaacccacatgtccatcaacagttgagtagataaacaaaatgtgatagatacatacagtggaataatGTTCAGCCATAAAAACGAATGAAGTTTTTACATATGCAACAACATTgattaaccttgaagacatcatgtttgagtgaaataggccagagaCAAAATGACAACTATTGTAGGATTTTGTTGATATGGAATAATAAgattaaacaaattcatagaatcagaaactagaacacaacgtggggatagggaatgggaagttaatgttcaatgtgtacagagtttctgtttgggatgtaGGAAAAGTTTTGTTTGGACAGTGGTTATGGTAACACCACATTTTTAACATAATTAATGACATGGAATTGTATGTATGAATagggttaaaatgggaaattttaggttgtatatatgttattacaataaaaaacatggagtgtacaacacaaactgtgaaacctaatgcaaattatggactatacataataatataattataataatattctttcatcaattgtaacaaagttgccacactaatgcaaagtgttaataatagagaaaattgcatgtttgtgtgtgggtattgggaactctgtattttctgtatgattttttctgtatacctacaacttttcaaagaaaatgtaaaggTAATTTAATTAATTGGGCTCTATCTATTGTTTAGAGATTTTAATCTTTAATGATGTTAGATCGAAAGTTTATTACTTAACATCATTTTAAGTGTGGAATTACATGACACTGATGATAATATGTCATCACTTGAGCAAATTCATTATGATACTCTTTGTCATTGTTTGAGAATTAGCTCACATTAGATAATTTTATGGAATTAATTTTACTGAATTAAATGGCTGGTTTATTTCCAtaaatttaattatctttttgGTTGTATACAGCTTATTTCATACTTCACTAACATTTGCTGCATATCTAGTATGTACAAAGTACTTTCATATACACTATTTCTTTGACCCTGTGAATGATAAGTTGCATcatttatggatgagaaaactaaaaGAGGAACCCGagatgaagaaaccaaaaattCAGAGAGATTAGGTGATGTACTTAAATTGACCAAATCAACAACATGTCCAGTTCTGAAACAGCTAAAATgctcttttctttaatttccttacTCATTTTACCTCCAGATTTTGATTAGTGACCATTTATTGAGAATATACTGATATTCCAGGTACTGTGTTCATGCTTgaaatgtatgttttcattttatctgtATGAAAATCTGTAAGGTAGAAATGATTGGCCTTATTTaccaaaaaggaaaactgaagcagCAAGATTTAACAGTTTTTTCTGGTCATGCATTCTTTGACCTGAATAAAATGCTACTTTATAAAACTCACTCAAATTCATTCTGAGttccttttatattttccaaGAAGAAATGCCTGGTAATTTGTCCTCagcttttcttttgatttgcaCAGCATCAAAATGCCCTTACTTAGCTCCCAGCTGTGGCTTGTTTGAGCTGAGGCTGGCTTGCAAGGTAGCTGTGCTCAGGATTCTGCTAAGAGACTTCCTTTCTCTCTTATGCTAACCAAACTGGGAACATAGGCATGGTATGTGGTATTATTTTAGAGTGGGAAAAAGAAATTCACAGAGAGCAAAATAACAGGATGCCTCCAAATGATAATCCCAGTATTAAGAAAGAGGTACAGGCAGGGAGAGTCAGATAAAGCATATGATACAACAGCCTGGGAACATTTCACAGTGTTCAGATTTGGGATAGTAGAGAGAAGAGGAGATCACATTCCTGGTGAGAGAAAAGTCACAGGGTAGAGAGAACGAAGCTAGGGGAAGAGATTGACACGAGTAGCTTGACTGGTTGGGGGCAGAATATGTTGTAGGCCCTTTTTTAGGAGATTGAAAGATGTACATAACATGGGCACAGTGAAGTGCCTGCCATTGtgataattaatttaataaaatcaagGTAAAATTGCTGTGATCTTAAGCCATTTTCTCATAAATTATCTCACATTAAAGCATTGAAAAGCAATACTAGGCTATAGCCAGATCTGTTGAAGAAAAGTACTCCAGGGGAATAATTACCATGGGATGTAGACATTAAGGGGCAGCAGGCCATGCCATGGAGGGAAACCTATGGCAGTATTTGTACAGCCTTTTCCAGGCAAAACCGTGCTTGAGCAGCGGATGTGAACATTCTGGCCTTACTGGCAGGTTGTTCCCCATGACTGAAATGGTAGTACAAGGTGAAAGAGGAATAGCGGGATGGCAGTGGAGTTTTCCCCCTATTGTCTTGGAACTGTAGAGAAATCCAAAAACATAGGGCAATAGCCTCTAAATGCCCAAAACTCTGGATTGAGAAAGCTGCCAGAATTAGGGCTGCTTCCTGTAAATGTTTGCTGCGATTATCCTACTCTGACCACAACCAACACCACAACTTCTGTCCTCAAGTCAACATGGTAATAGAACCGAGAGGTGTGAGAGCAATGTTTTTTTGGACAAACCCTGTGCCCTGTCATCACACCCCTTTGGGAGGACTTCCCAGTCCCCAGATCTGCGAGATGAGTGCCCCAATCAAGTCTACTCCAAAGATTGGAAATGCTGACATGTTATGAAGACTACTGTTGGTTTCCTGGCTTGGAAGAAGTTTGCTTAGCTAAAGGACTTGTTGATAAGCCCTTGATTGCACTAAGCTGGTAAAAAAATGGAGAGCTGGTAGAGTTGAGAATGGGATGGTGGAGAAGCCACCTGTGTGCTCACTGTTGACCATCATATGAGTAAGTGAATTTCCCGTGTTCTCAGTGGACCCATGGAAGGCACCTGATGTGGGACAGCTTAGCGACAGCTGAGGCAAAAGCAGTGCCTGCTAGGAAAAGGGGTCCCATCAATAAAGACACTGCTGCATAAAACCCATTTGTGAGGGGCTTTATGGTGAGTTTGAGAAGTTGAGTGAGAGCCGAATCTCACATCTCCGGGACCCTCAGAGAGAGGTGGTCCTTGCAGAACCCTCTGTGAGGACCCCACAGAGATGAGCCCATAAAGGAGCCAGCTTTTGTATTCCTGCCACAGTCAGTGATagccagaaaaacagaaaacaacagcaGAAGAGGGCAACCTCTTCATGTGATTAAGAAAAGTGAAACCTACtggtttccttctttctctttcttgtgcCAACTCAGGAAGAGCTAGTCctaaaaaaaggaaggggaggcGATACCTGAGATTTAATCACATCTACTTGGCACCTCCTTACAACAAGCCAGAAAAAGTTATTGGAGAGCAGAACAGAAGAGACTGACGTGCTAGAATGTTTTTGACTTCTTAATGAGAATGATTTTATAATACAGTGGCTGAAAATTAGCATCTGCCCAGGATGTTACTATGAGCCACAATAGGAGGGTGAGTTTACTAGAAAAAAATGCTATCATTTCATAGTGCGCACCCCAGCAAGTGAGACTCCTCAGTGAGTAGGTCATATGCTAAATATCTTACTCTGGACATTCACACGCATCCTCTGAATTTTAATTCAACCTCCATTTAACTTCCTTACAGGGAGACAGTGTCCTACAAGccctcttttaaaaatagttttatgtgtttttattgaggttatcttcacacaccatacaatccatccaacgtgtacagtcaatggctcacagtatcatcacatagttatgcactcatcaccatgagcatttttgGAACATTGGCATtactgtagaaaaagaaataaatagaaaaagaaaagcatacatcccataccccttacccctccctcttattgaccactagtattgccgTCTACCCAACTTTAAGACTTAAGATAGAAATAGGTTAATTAAGAcagtgtgatatatatatatgtagtgcAATAAGACATCCAGATGTAGATTCATACAAACACTGGCAATtgactactttttttctttgcaattatACAGGCACTATCAAAGGTCAGGGct
This region of Tamandua tetradactyla isolate mTamTet1 chromosome 20, mTamTet1.pri, whole genome shotgun sequence genomic DNA includes:
- the LOC143664752 gene encoding olfactory receptor 1f45-like; amino-acid sequence: MDRDNQTTVTEFLLLGLSGQSEQEEVLFGLFLWMYLVTIFGNLLIILAITCDSHLHTPMYFFLANLSSVDICFSSITIPKMLVNHILGCKSISYVECMTQIYFFITFINIDGFLLSVMAYDRYVAICCPLHYTMIMRPTLCVFLVTVSWVITNLHALLHTLLMVQLTFCSSNAIHHFFCDPYAIIKLSCSDTFINELMVSIAGGLMSIAPFTCITVSYAYIFSNILKFPSIQGIRKALSTCGSHLTMVSFFYGAILGVYMRPSSSYSGQDTVATVIFTVVTPLVNPFIYSLRNHDMKGALRKLILKRLVLSRF